A genomic segment from Manduca sexta isolate Smith_Timp_Sample1 chromosome 13, JHU_Msex_v1.0, whole genome shotgun sequence encodes:
- the LOC119189221 gene encoding 1,5-anhydro-D-fructose reductase-like, protein MSFVTQLGFAFQSILRVSIRRCYHSNIRNMKYVKLSQTDDLMPTLGLGTWQAPPDVIETTVYKALELGYRHIDTAFNYNNEEAIGSAIKKWINDGKGARRDLFITTKLPHVGNRASDVKTFLDLQLSRLQMDYVDLYLIHVPFGFHCDPETLTPRIKHNGDYDLDMETNHITTWKKMEECQKAGLIRNLGLSNFNEKQIEKIIKSATLKPQVLQVELHAYFQQLDLRKFCAENNIVVTAYAPLGSPGAKDHFVNKYNYSPDAFPDLLGHPDVKEIAEKHGKTTAQVLLHFLVNQKIVVIPKSTSENRLKENFQIYDFELSPPEVNRLKKLDKGENGRIFNFLFWKGVEKAPEYPFQLCAVDVTKA, encoded by the exons ATGAGCTTTGTAACGCAATTGGGATTCGCTTTTCAAAGCATATTGCGAGTTTCTATCCGTCGTTGTTATCACAGTAACATTCGCAACATGAAATATGTAAAGCTTTCACAAACAGATGATTTAATGCCAACATTAGGACTTGGAACTTGGCAG GCGCCACCAGATGTGATAGAGACCACGGTTTACAAAGCTCTCGAATTAGGATACAGACACATAGATACAGCTTTCAATTATAACAACGAAGAGGCTATTGGTAGCGCTATTAAAAAATGGATTAATGACGGAAAAGGTGCAAGACGTGACTTATTTATTACTACTAAG CTTCCTCATGTAGGAAATCGCGCGTCAGACGTGAAGACATTTCTCGATCTGCAATTAAGTCGTTTGCAGATGGACTATGTAGATTTATACTTAATACACGTGCCTTTTGGTTTTCACTGTGATCCAGAGACCCTCACGCCGCGCATAAAACACAACGGCGACTATGACTTGGACATGGAAACCAACCACATAACTACATGGAAG aaaatgGAAGAATGTCAGAAAGCGGGACTGATTCGCAACCTTGGTTTgtcaaatttcaatgaaaaacaaatagagAAGATAATAAAATCGGCAACGCTGAAACCACAGGTGCTGCAAGTAGAACTACACGCCTATTTTCAACAACTAGACCTCCGGAAATTTTGCGCCGAGAACAATATAGTGGTGACTGCGTATGCCCCTTTGGGCAGCCCGGGAGCTAAAGATCATTTTgtcaacaaatataattatag CCCTGATGCTTTTCCGGATTTGCTAGGCCACCCAGATGTGAAAGAGATAGCTGAAAAACATGGAAAGACCACAGCCCAAGTGCTGCTGCATTTCTTAGTCAATCAGAAGATTGTCGTGATCCCAAAAAGTACCAGTGAAAATAGGTTAAAG GAGAATTTCCAAATATATGATTTTGAGTTATCACCACCAGAAGTTAATCGCCTTAAGAAACTAGATAAAGGAGAAAATGGTCGCATTTTCAACTTTTTGTTTTGGAAAGGCGTAGAGAAAGCACCAGAATATCCATTCCAGTTATGCGCAGTTGATGTCACAAAAGCttag
- the LOC115450213 gene encoding N-alpha-acetyltransferase 40 isoform X2, whose product MSVVNSANKLQDLATHCKELLVYSNLDLEVDMYIQRVTELDKNVLKWAIDLTERNMKSLYETCAWGWNRDRKVEEMTEDHAWYLIAKKKNGSPLAFSHFRFDMDFGEPVLYCYEVQVEAEGRRRGLGQRVLNVLEKLAHATRMRYVRLTVLTHNPAASAFFKACGYITDETSPPKEEAAHYEILSKTTGEGVSNAQTEEQSLTEGVRAVSVENNQP is encoded by the exons ATGTCTGTTGTGAATTCCGCGAATAAATTGCAAGATTTAGCGACGCATTGCAAGGAACTGCTGGTATACAGTAACCTAGACTTGGAAGTCGATATGTACATACAGAGAGTCACCGAGCTGGataaaaatgtactaaaatgGGCCATAGACCTTACAGAGAGGAATATGAAATCTTT atatgAAACATGTGCATGGGGTTGGAATCGTGACCGCAAGGTTGAAGAAATGACAGAAGACCATGCATGGTACCTCATAGCCAAAAAGAAAAACGGCTCACCCCTAGCGTTCTCCCACTTCAGATTTGACATGGACTTTGGAGAGCCTGTATTGTActg TTACGAAGTGCAAGTGGAAGCGGAGGGACGGCGGCGCGGGCTGGGTCAGCGCGTACTGAACGTTCTGGAGAAGCTGGCGCACGCGACGCGCATGCGCTACGTACGGCTCACAGTGCTCACGCACAACCCCGCCGCCTCCGCATTCTTCAAAGCTTGCGG ATACATAACAGACGAGACCAGTCCACCCAAAGAGGAGGCAGCACACTACGAGATCCTAAGCAAGACGACTGGTGAAGGAGTGAGCAATGCTCAAACAGAGGAACAAAGTTTAACCGAAGGAGTCAGGGCAGTTTCTGTTGAAAATAATCAACCGTGA
- the LOC115450217 gene encoding homeobox protein ceh-5 produces MDSPVQSTSKCLRSDFSIERILSDDSGSSRERTIETPSWLCCTRYRPPRVPRSVNSGCKSRRSGRHARVPFTAAQASALEAAYARAPYLAPPALRALAAALQLRDDRIKIWFQNRRARERREKYANIIPPVGVTLPPSSMHRGLMNAHMPWLALEKAEEKNVDCNMYAEAPAQISTECHNENESPQKSCSFVSPRNSASSEEDRPESPLDVESLEE; encoded by the exons ATGGATTCCCCCGTGCAATCTACGTCAAAGTGTCTCCGTTCTGATTTCAGTATTGAAAGGATTCTGAGTGACGATTCCGGAAGCAGTAGAGAAAGAACAATTGAAACACCGAGTTGGTTGTGTTGTACACGGTATAGACCGCCGCGAGTTCCAC GATCTGTGAACAGTGGGTGTAAGTCGCGCCGGTCCGGGCGGCACGCGCGGGTGCCTTTCACAGCGGCGCAGGCGTCGGCGCTGGAGGCTGCGTACGCGCGCGCGCCTTACCTCGCACCGCCCGCACTCCGCGCCCTAGCTGCTGCCTTGCAACTACGCGACGACCGG ataaaaatctGGTTTCAAAATCGTCGTGCACGCGAAAGAAGagaaaaatatgcgaatattatTCCGCCGGTTGGCGTTACGCTGCCTCCATCTTCAATGCACAGGGGTTTGATGAACGCGCATATGCCATGGCTGGCACTCGAAAAGGCTgaagaaaaaaatgttgattGTAACATGTACGCTGAAGCACCAGCTCAAATAAGTACAGAATGCCATAATGAAAATGAATCGCCGCAAAAATCGTGTTCCTTTGTGTCTCCTCGTAATTCTGCATCAAGTGAAGAAGATAGACCAGAAAGCCCATTAGATGTCGAGTCATTAGAagagtaa
- the LOC119189220 gene encoding DNA replication licensing factor Mcm5-like has translation MEGFDDPGVFFSDNFGVEENESQDQINLQAIKKKFKEFIRQFHTGNFNYKYRDALKRNYNLGNYWVEINIEDLSSFDEILAEKLYKKPTEHLPILEEAAKDLADELTAPRPEGEEKVEDIQVLLTSDANPASLRELKSETVSRLVKIPGIVISASGIKAKATKISIQCRSCRNIIPNLPVKPGLEGYVMPRKCNTEQAGRPKCPLDPYFIIPDKCKCIDYQVLKLQEAPESIPQGELPRHLTVYCDRMLCERVAPGARVTVLGIYSIKKIAKMGRENRDKGSVGVRASYLRAVGLTAEEGVTGGLRPFTVEEEEQFRRLAASPDIYDRIAKSIAPSVFGAIDMKKAIAALLFGGSRKRLPDGLTRRGDINILLLGDPGTAKSQLLKFVEKVAPIGVYTSGKGSSAAGLTASVIRDPGSRNFVMEGGAMVLADGGVVCIDEFDKMREDDRVAIHEAMEQQTISIAKAGITTTLNSRCSVLAAANSVFGRWDDTKADDNIDFMPTILSRFDMIFIVKDEHDEKRDITLAKHIISVHMGGDSAERETVAGELPLALLRRYSAYCRARCGPRLSAAAAERLRARYVLMRTGADHHERQADKRLSIPITVRQLEAIVRISESLAKMQLQPFASEAHVTEALRLFQVSTLDAAMTGSLAGAEGFTTEEDHEMLSRIEKQLKRRFAVGSQVSEQTIIQDFLKQKYPERAILKVIHTMIRRGELQHRLQRKMLYRLS, from the exons ATGGAAGGCTTTGACGATCCTGGTGTATTCTTCTCTGATAATTTTGGTGTTGAGGAAAATGAATCGCAAGATCAAATTAACCTgcaagctataaaaaaaaagttcaaagAGTTTATTCGTCAATTTCATACTggaaactttaattataaatacag AGATGCCCTGAAACGTAACTACAATTTGGGTAATTACTGGGTAGAAATCAATATCGAAGATCTATCCAGTTTTGATGAAATATTAGCAgaaaaactgtacaaaaaacCCACAGAACATTTGCCCATATTAGAAGAAGCTGCAAAGGAT TTAGCTGATGAATTGACTGCTCCGAGACCTGAAGGTGAAGAGAAAGTGGAGGACATACAAGTACTGCTCACTTCAGATGCAAATCCTGCTAGTTTAAGGGAACTTAAA TCTGAAACAGTGTCCAGATTGGTGAAGATCCCTGGCATTGTAATATCTGCATCTGGGATAAAAGCTAAAGCAACAAAAATATCCATTCAATGTAGATCATGCCGCAACATCATACCAAACCTTCCAGTGAAACCTGGGCTAGAAGGCTATGTGATGCCACGCAAGTGTAACAC agAGCAAGCTGGTCGGCCAAAATGTCCACTGGATCCTTACTTCATTATTCCTGACAAATGTAAATGTATTGATTACCAA GTATTAAAACTTCAAGAAGCACCGGAAAGCATTCCACAGGGGGAGCTTCCGCGCCATTTAACAGTGTACTGCGACCGCATGTTGTGCGAGCGAGTGGCGCCAGGGGCGCGAGTTACTGTGCTCGGAATATATTCGATTAAGAAAATTGCCAAAATGGGG CGTGAAAATCGTGACAAGGGATCTGTAGGCGTGCGAGCGTCGTACTTACGCGCAGTTGGCCTCACTGCCGAGGAGGGAGTGACGGGCGGGCTCCGTCCCTTCACAGTCGAAGAAGAGGAACAGTTCAGAAGACTGGCTGCCTCACCCGATATATACGACAGGATCGCTAAATCCATCGCGCCCAGTGTCTTCGGCGCTATTGATATGAAGAAAGCTATTGCTGCACTCTTGTTTGGTG GATCCCGCAAAAGACTACCAGATGGTTTGACTCGACGTGGCGACATCAACATATTGCTTCTCGGCGACCCTGGTACGGCGAAGTCACAACTGTTGAAATTTGTGGAAAAAGTAGCTCCTATCGGCGTATATACGTCCGGCAAGGGCTCTAGTGCGGCTGGTCTCACTGCTTCCGTGATCAGGGATCCTGGAAGT CGTAACTTCGTGATGGAGGGCGGGGCCATGGTATTGGCGGACGGCGGCGTGGTGTGCATCGACGAGTTCGACAAGATGCGTGAGGACGATCGCGTCGCTATCCATGAAGCTATGGAGCAACAGACCATTTCTATTGccaaa GCCGGTATAACAACGACGCTAAATTCTCGATGCTCGGTGCTTGCGGCCGCTAACTCAGTGTTCGGGAGATGGGATGACACCAAGGCAGATGACAACATCGACTTTATGCCCACCATCCTCTCCAGATTCGATATGATATTCATTGTTAAAGACGAACACGATGAGAAAAGAGATATC ACCCTAGCGAAACACATAATCTCAGTGCACATGGGCGGCGACAGCGCAGAGCGCGAGACGGTAGCGGGCGAGCTGCCACTGGCGCTGCTGCGACGATACTCGGCGTACTGCCGTGCACGCTGCGGCCCGCGCTTgtcggccgccgccgccgagcGCCTGCGCGCGCGGTATGTGCTCATGCGCACCGGCGCCGACCACCACGAACGACAAGCCGACAAACGACTCTCCATACCTATCACTGTCAG GCAATTGGAAGCTATTGTTAGAATATCAGAATCACTGGCTAAGATGCAACTCCAACCATTCGCGTCGGAAGCTCATGTCACGGAAGCATTACGACTATTCCAAGTATCCACTCTAGATGCCGCTATGACTGGCAGTTTGGCAG GAGCTGAAGGTTTTACAACAGAAGAAGATCATGAGATGCTCTCGCGTATTGAGAAACAACTAAAGCGTAGGTTTGCCGTTGGTTCTCAAGTTTCTGAACAAACTATCATTCAAGActttttaaaacagaaatatcCCGAGAGAGCGATTCTCAAGGTGATCCATACAATGATCAGAAGAGGAGAATTACAACATCgtttacaaagaaaaatgttGTACAGACTGTCATAA
- the LOC115450212 gene encoding UDP-glucosyltransferase 2, translating to MRLVWLVLCVACVGAADGARILAVLPTNTKSHYAMYGRLIQALANKQHQLTVVSHFPMKNPPPNIDQISLTGTIPEITNNLSRQQHSLKPDFIRNLEQIMKECIHACEMVSHLPAVKKLFNSTATFDLVIVEVFGSDCFLPAGRKFNAPVIGFLSSVPLPWVNEQLGNPEGTAYIPSYMVGYGQHMSLWERFFNTFAVITAKMLYVYKSQIPSQSIADRLFGPGAKLDTLAKEYSLVLSNSHFSINEVRPLVPALVEVGGLHLDETQTLSRDMKKLLDASTDGVIYWSFGSMSRIETIPSETLSQIFEVISEMPQTVFVKMNRGMLARNLTVPDNIYTMDWIPQYATLCHPNVRLFISHGGLLGTQEAVACGVPMLMVPLYADQALNARAMADRGVAQILRLKDADKKMWRSALHELLANHKYKENALKLRSIFLDRPMRPLDAGVYWIEYVLRHKGAHHLRSPALDLSLPQYLLLDVIGLSILATITTIYILHKLFRYLCTRCIKWWPKEKLMFEKRLFKRNISFFMCILWKYKVKTN from the exons ATGCGGCTGGTGTGGCTAGTCCTGTGTGTGGCGTGCGTAGGCGCAGCGGACGGCGCGCGCATCCTTGCCGTGCTGCCCACCAACACCAAGAGCCACTACGCTATGTATGGCCGGCTCATCCAAGCGCTAGCCAACAAGCAACACCAACTCACCGTCGTGTCCCATTTCCCAATG AAAAATCCACCGCCGAACATCGATCAAATCAGCTTAACGGGGACGATACCAGAAATCACGAACAATTTGTCAAGACAGCAGCACTCGTTGAAACCAGACTTCATCCGAAACTTAGAACAGATCATGAAGGAATGCATCCACGCTTGTGAGATGGTGTCGCATCTTCCAGCGGTCAAGAAGTTGTTTAATTCTACTGCGACCTTTGACTTAGTTATTGTGGAAGTTTTTGGAAGCGATTGTTTTCTACCGGCTGGCAGAAAGTTTAACGCTCCCGTCATAGGATTCCTTTCGAGTGTTCCTTTGCCATGGGTCAATGAGCAGCTTGGTAACCCTGAAGGGACAGCGTATATACCATCCTACATGGTGGGCTACGGACAGCACATGAGCTTGTGGGAGAGATTCTTTAACACGTTCGCTGTGATCACTGCGAAAATGTTGTATGTGTATAAGTCACAAATTCCGTCTCAG TCTATAGCAGATCGGCTGTTTGGACCTGGTGCTAAATTGGATACTCTTGCGAAAGAATATAGTCTAGTCTTATCTAATAGTCATTTTAGTATAAACGAAGTAAGACCACTGGTGCCAGCTTTGGTTGAAGTTGGCGGTTTGCATTTAGACGAAACTCAAACATTGTCACGG GACATGAAAAAACTGCTCGACGCATCAACAGATGGCGTTATCTACTGGAGTTTCGGGTCCATGTCGCGAATTGAGACGATACCCAGTGAAACATTATCGCAAATATTTGAGGTGATATCGGAGATGCCCCAAACGGTGTTCGTAAAGATGAACAGAGGGATGCTGGCGAGGAATCTCACCGTGCCTGATAACATCTACACTATGGACTGGATACCACAGTACGCTACTTTGT GTCATCCGAACGTTAGGCTGTTCATCTCCCACGGGGGATTGTTGGGAACACAAGAGGCGGTGGCGTGCGGCGTGCCCATGCTGATGGTGCCGTTGTACGCCGACCAGGCTCTCAATGCGAGAGCCATGGCGGACAGGGGCGTGGCGCAGATACTCAGACTAAAGGACGCCGACAAAAAAATGTGGAGAAGCGCTCTACATGAATTACTTGCTAATCATAA ATACAAAGAAAACGCATTAAAATTAAGAAGTATATTCCTGGACAGGCCGATGCGTCCGCTAGACGCAGGCGTGTACTGGATCGAATATGTATTAAGACACAAGGGTGCGCATCATCTGAGATCACCTGCGCTAGATCTCTCTCTGCCGCAGTACCTGTTACTCGACGTGATAGGACTCAGCATACTCGCCACGATAACAACCATATACATACTGCACAAACTATTCAGATATCTGTGCACGCGGTGCATCAAATGGTGGCCAAAAGAAAAACTCATGTTCGAAAAAAGACTGTTCAAAAGAAACATCAGTTTCTTCATGTGCATACTGTGGAAGTATAAAGTGAAAACTAACTGA
- the LOC115450213 gene encoding N-alpha-acetyltransferase 40 isoform X1, translating to MGKKTVAAVNKNKEKRQARKLEQRRIADGMSVVNSANKLQDLATHCKELLVYSNLDLEVDMYIQRVTELDKNVLKWAIDLTERNMKSLYETCAWGWNRDRKVEEMTEDHAWYLIAKKKNGSPLAFSHFRFDMDFGEPVLYCYEVQVEAEGRRRGLGQRVLNVLEKLAHATRMRYVRLTVLTHNPAASAFFKACGYITDETSPPKEEAAHYEILSKTTGEGVSNAQTEEQSLTEGVRAVSVENNQP from the exons ATGGGC AAAAAAACTGTTGCtgcagtaaataaaaacaaagaaaaacgaCAAGCTAGAAAATTAGAACAACGTCGTATAGCAGATGGCATGTCTGTTGTGAATTCCGCGAATAAATTGCAAGATTTAGCGACGCATTGCAAGGAACTGCTGGTATACAGTAACCTAGACTTGGAAGTCGATATGTACATACAGAGAGTCACCGAGCTGGataaaaatgtactaaaatgGGCCATAGACCTTACAGAGAGGAATATGAAATCTTT atatgAAACATGTGCATGGGGTTGGAATCGTGACCGCAAGGTTGAAGAAATGACAGAAGACCATGCATGGTACCTCATAGCCAAAAAGAAAAACGGCTCACCCCTAGCGTTCTCCCACTTCAGATTTGACATGGACTTTGGAGAGCCTGTATTGTActg TTACGAAGTGCAAGTGGAAGCGGAGGGACGGCGGCGCGGGCTGGGTCAGCGCGTACTGAACGTTCTGGAGAAGCTGGCGCACGCGACGCGCATGCGCTACGTACGGCTCACAGTGCTCACGCACAACCCCGCCGCCTCCGCATTCTTCAAAGCTTGCGG ATACATAACAGACGAGACCAGTCCACCCAAAGAGGAGGCAGCACACTACGAGATCCTAAGCAAGACGACTGGTGAAGGAGTGAGCAATGCTCAAACAGAGGAACAAAGTTTAACCGAAGGAGTCAGGGCAGTTTCTGTTGAAAATAATCAACCGTGA